A DNA window from Fragaria vesca subsp. vesca linkage group LG3, FraVesHawaii_1.0, whole genome shotgun sequence contains the following coding sequences:
- the LOC101315420 gene encoding secologanin synthase-like — translation MGLQGIKGPSYRLVHGNAKEILNMKKEAMSRSKGLSHDIFPALQPQYHSWFKTYGKIFLQWVGTEAQLVVMEPELCKEILINKDKVYLQVKMHGFGKKLLGNGIGNSEGERELFKTSDEVEAEKLEKEIRKTILEIVKKRENKAVAQQDELNFGGDFLGLLLKDHHVDSNDRYRFTIDDIIDQCKALYFAGQETTNGSLSWTVFLLALHQDWQEEARKEVLQLFGKQNPNIDGISRLKTMNMIINESLRLYPPVTQLIKRTEREVRLGKLIVPADIDLVIPIVALHHDTQIWGQDAGLFKPDRFSEGVAKATKNNMAAFIPFGIGPRICAGFNFATTEIKIALSMILRRYTFTLSPGYVHSPLHFLTLRPQNGLQGFHCDTLQVDQTRELMLEIVNESLIFETGEEVEAKKLEKEIRDTILEIVKERENKAQQDEHLGGLGGVGMNMIINESLRLYPPVIQLVNRTGRKVRLGKLIIPADIDLVYGI, via the exons ATGGGTCTCCAGGGAATCAAAGGCCCTTCATACAGACTTGTCCATGGAAACGCTAAAGAAATCTTGAACATGAAGAAGGAAGCAATGAGCAGATCCAAAGGTTTATCACATGACATATTTCCTGCACTTCAACCTCAGTATCACTCTTGGTTCAAGACATATG GGAAGATTTTTCTTCAGTGGGTAGGTACTGAAGCTCAATTGGTAGTTATGGAACCTGAGTTATGCAAAGAGATACTGATTAACAAAGATAAAGTTTATCTGCAAGTGAAAATGCATGGATTTGGGAAGAAGCTACTTGGAAATGGCATCGGGAATTCTGAAGGCGAACG AGAGCTTTTCAAAACTAGTGATGAAGTTGAAGCAGAGAAGCTTGAGAAGGAAATACGCAAAACGATACTAGAGATTGTGAAGAAAAGGGAAAACAAGGCAGTGGCACAGCAGGATGAACTCAACTTTGGGGGGGATTTTCTTGGATTACTTTTGAAGGATCATCATGTTGACAGTAATGACAGATACAGGTTCACAATAGATGATATAATTGATCAGTGCAAGGCATTGTACTTTGCTGGACAAGAAACCACTAATGGTTCGCTGTCTTGGACCGTCTTTCTTCTGGCACTTCATCAGGATTGGCAAGAGGAAGCAAGAAAAGAAGTCCTACAATTATTCGGAAAACAGAATCCAAATATCGACGGCATTTCCAGACTAAAAACT ATGAATATGATCATCAATGAGTCTCTAAGGTTGTATCCTCCTGTTACTCAACTTATAAAAAGAACTGAAAGGGAAGTTAGGCTGGGGAAGTTGATTGTTCCTGCTGACATTGATTTGGTCATTCCAATTGTAGCACTTCACCATGACACTCAAATATGGGGACAAGACGCCGGACTTTTCAAACCGGACCGATTCTCAGAAGGGGTTGCAAAAGCTACTAAGAATAACATGGCTGCATTCATACCATTTGGAATAGGACCTAGAATTTGTGCGGGATTCAACTTTGCCACCACTGAAATTAAGATAGCTCTGTCAATGATTCTGCGACGCTACACCTTCACTCTTTCCCCGGGATATGTCCACTCACCTCTTCATTTTCTTACACTTCGCCCGCAGAATGGACTTCAA GGATTCCATTGTGACACTCTTCAAGTTGATCAAACCAGGGAACTTATGCTAGAGATCGTTAACG AGAGCTTAATTTTCGAAACTGGTGAGGAAGTTGAAGCAAAGAAGCTTGAGAAGGAAATACGCGATACGATACTAGAGATTGTGAAGGAAAGAGAAAACAAGGCTCAGCAGGATGAACACTTAGGGGGCTTGGGTGGGGTGGGG ATGAATATGATTATCAATGAGTCTCTAAGGTTGTATCCTCCTGTTATTCAACTTGTAAATAGAACTGGAAGGAAAGTTAGGCTGGGGAAGTTGATTATTCCTGCTGATATTGATTTGGTATATGGAATATAA
- the LOC101315132 gene encoding cytochrome P450 734A1-like has product MCLQGIRGPSYRLVNGNAKEILNMKKEAMSKPKGLSHDIFPVVQPQYHSWLKIYGKIFLQWLGTEAQLVVMEPELCKEILINKDRVYMQKKQEGLGKKLIGNSLGTSEGEQWLKHRKLANHALHGQSLKNMIPEMIATAEKMLQRWKNSEGKEIELYQEFRLFTAEVISRTAFGSSYLEGKNIFDMLTKICLLVFKNSYKIRLPGIRKFFKTSDEIEAEKLEKDLRYTILEIVKKRENKVVVKQDENNFGDDLLGLLLKAHHEDSNDRYRVTIDDIIDQCKALYFAGQETTNGLLAWTVLLLALHQDWQEEARKEVLQLFGKQNPSSDGISRLKTMNMIINESLRLYPPVIELVKKAEREVRLGKLIVPANIDLVIPIVALYHDTQIWGQDAGLFKPDRFSEGVAKATKDNMAAFIPFGMGPRTCVGLNFATTETKIALSMILQRYAFTLSPGYVHLPLHFITLRPQNGVQVTLHSL; this is encoded by the exons ATGTGCCTGCAGGGAATTAGAGGCCCTTCTTACAGACTTGTCAATGGAAACGCCAAAGAAATCTTGAACATGAAGAAGGAAGCCATGAGCAAACCCAAAGGTCTATCACATGACATATTTCCTGTAGTTCAACCTCAGTATCACTCGTGGCTTAAGATATATG GGAAGATTTTTCTTCAGTGGTTAGGAACTGAAGCTCAGTTGGTAGTTATGGAACCTGAATTGTGCAAAGAGATACTAATTAACAAAGACAGAGTTTATATGCAAAAGAAACAAGAAGGACTTGGGAAGAAGCTAATAGGAAACAGCCTTGGGACTTCTGAAGGAGAACAGTGGCTAAAACATCGAAAGCTGGCAAACCATGCCTTACATGGACAGAGTTTAAAG AATATGATTCCAGAAATGATAGCTACTGCTGAGAAGATGCTGCAGAGGTGGAAAAATAGTGAGGGCAAAGAGATCGAGTTGTATCAAGAATTTAGGTTGTTTACTGCAGAAGTGATTTCCAGGACAGCATTTGGCAGCAGCTACTTAGAAGGGAAGAACATTTTTGACATGTTGACGAAGATATGCTTGCTAGTGTTCAAAAATTCTTATAAGATCAGGCTTCCTGGTATCCG AAAATTTTTCAAAACCAGTGATGAAATTGAAGCAGAGAAGCTTGAGAAGGATTTACGCTACACGATATTAGAGATTGTAAAGAAAAGAGAAAACAAGGTAGTGGTGAAGCAAGATGAAAACAACTTTGGGGACGATTTACTTGGATTACTTTTGAAGGCTCACCATGAGGACAGTAATGATAGATATAGGGTCACGATAGATGATATAATTGATCAGTGCAAGGCATTATACTTTGCTGGACAAGAAACAACTAATGGTTTGCTGGCTTGGACTGTCCTTCTTCTAGCACTCCATCAGGATTGGCAAGAGGAAGCAAGAAAAGAAGTCCTACAATTATTCGGAAAACAGAATCCAAGTTCCGATGGCATTTCCAGACTAAAAACT ATGAATATGATCATCAATGAGTCTCTAAGGTTATATCCTCCTGTTATTGAACTTGTAAAGAAAGCTGAAAGAGAAGTTAGGCTGGGGAAGTTGATTGTTCCTGCTAATATTGATTTGGTCATTCCAATTGTAGCCCTTTACCATGACACTCAAATTTGGGGACAAGACGCCGGACTTTTCAAACCGGACCGATTCTCAGAAGGGGTTGCAAAAGCTACCAAGGATAACATGGCTGCATTCATACCATTTGGAATGGGACCTAGAACTTGTGTAGGTCTCAACTTTGCCACCACTGAAACTAAGATTGCTCTGTCAATGATTCTGCAACGCTACGCCTTCACTCTTTCCCCGGGATATGTCCACTTACCTCTTCATTTTATTACACTTCGCCCGCAGAATGGAGTTCAAGTAACTCTACACTCCTTGTGA
- the LOC101314837 gene encoding putative Peroxidase 48-like, protein MLGTVKAQWLFATVVLFSVVVSCMATDEASGNMEYDFYRSSCPQAETIVRTKMAWIYRQHRNVSAQLLRLFFNDCFIKIKEELENACPGVVSCADVLALATRDGIILAGGPYYPVLTGRKDSTQSYFDEALEEIPRPDDNITHILHLFSSRGFSDRETVALLGTHCLSIPHSNLI, encoded by the exons ATGTTAGGAACAGTGAAGGCACAGTGGCTGTTCGCGACGGTGGTGTTGTTCTCGGTGGTGGTTTCGTGTATGGCGACGGATGAGGCGTCGGGGAATATGGAGTACGATTTCTATAGGAGCTCGTGTCCTCAGGCCGAGACCATTGTGAGGACGAAGATGGCTTGGATTTACCGGCAGCACAGGAACGTCTCGGCTCAGTTGCTGCGTCTATTTTTCAATGACTGCTTCATTAAG ATCAAGGAGGAGCTCGAAAATGCTTGTCCAGGGGTGGTATCTTGTGCCGATGTACTTGCTCTTGCCACAAGAGATGGCATCATTCTG GCTGGTGGCCCATATTATCCAGTCTTGACAGGTAGAAAAGATAGCACACAGTCCTACTTTGATGAAGCACTGGAGGAGATTCCAAGGCCTGATGACAATATCACTCATATATTGCATCTCTTCTCAAGTAGAGGTTTCAGTGATAGAGAAACAGTTGCTCTTCTAGGTACTCACTGCCTCTCTATTCCTCATTCCAACTTGATTTGA